A region of Schistosoma mansoni strain Puerto Rico chromosome 1, complete genome DNA encodes the following proteins:
- a CDS encoding putative DNA polymerase delta small subunit has protein sequence MTVSSIVEHNHYICSRFQVTPNSFSFNRQYTQIYLARLTAAKPVLKTLAEQRWSTSSTKSEVSYIPVRTLADLNGDEKCIIIGTLFKEMRLKPSVLHDIAAVEIENIESDIRISSTDTQSLVHLTSDDDVLFLEDEVQRIALSFCSQISKLWSPANLVTGVVVAALGYEPESQPGSFCVEDMLFLEPQPEKPIYVQEISHIDVNTTDFRNSGPWVGVVSALGFAGSGQVKPGHSIALQLLADWIRCAGDFYGSSESHTDSGLIHLLILGDSIQASKSSIDNDSDKCTPAVRLTQRARYLTRNADAETVTAMARFDQWLASLPIGSGCKDNGTDFNGISIDLLPGPSDPTSVLMPQQPIHSAALPCAVSRSGGVGSGNLCGRTNPYSFMLRNRSILATSGQGVNELYRYTKLENACDRMETTLLWGHLAPTCPDTLGGYPMINVDPLLLRSSSTSSAQNFSPDYPDIYVAGCQSEDQPSWRRARLKWNEEIDKNNCGCLLVSVPRFDLTFSLVLINLKSLDCRVVRFDSSLLDEENYR, from the exons ATGACGGTTTCGTCGATAGTAGAGCATAATCACTACATATGTAGTCGATTTCAAGTCACGCCTAATTCATTCAGCTTTAATCGTCAATATACGCAAATCTATTTGGCACGTCTGACTGCAGCCAAGCCAGTGTTGAAAACGTTGGCTGAACAGAGATGGTCAACTTCATCTACAAAATCCGAGGTTTCGTATATCCCCGTTCGAACATTAGCTGACCTGAATGGAGATGAAAAATGCATAATAATCGGGACACTTTTCAAG GAAATGCGTTTAAAACCTAGTGTACTACATGATATTGCAGCGGTAGaaattgaaaatattgaatCAGATATTCGCATTTCTTCAACTGATACTCAATCTTTGGTTCATCTCACATCAGACGATGATGTACTCTTTCTTGAAGATGAAGTACAACGTATTGCTTTGAGTTTCTGTAGTCAGATTTCGAAACTCTGGTCTCCAGCTAATCTGGTTACAGGAGTTGTAGTTGCAGCTCTTGGTTACGAGCCTGAATCTCAACCCG GTTCTTTCTGTGTTGAAGACATGCTGTTCTTAGAACCTCAACCTGAAAAACCTATTTATGTTCAAGAAATTTCCCATATTGACGTTAATACAACAGATTTTCGCAACTCTGGACCTTGGGTTGGTGTTGTTAGTGCCTTAGGTTTTGCAGGTAGTGGCCAAGTAAAACCGGGACATTCAATAGCTCTTCAACTTCTTGCCGATTGGATACGTTGTGCTGGAGACTTCTATGGTTCATCAGAGTCACACACTGATTCTGGTTTGATACATCTTCTGATTTTAGGTGATTCAATTCAAGCATCAAAATCAAGTATAGATAATGATAGTGATAAGTGTACCCCAGCTGTACGTCTTACACAGCGT GCTCGCTACTTAACTCGTAATGCCGATGCAGAAACTGTGACCGCTATGGCTCGTTTTGATCAGTGGTTAGCCAGTCTTCCTATAGGATCAGGTTGTAAAGATAATGGCACAGATTTTAATGGTATATCGATAGATTTGTTGCCGGGACCATCTGATCCTACTTCAGTCCTCATGCCACAACAACCGATTCATTCAGCCGCCTTACCCTGTGCTGTTTCTCGTTCTGGTGGTGTTGGAAGTGGAAACTTATGTGGTCGAACAAATCCTTATAGTTTTATGTTGAGAAATCGAAGTATTCTGGCTACTTCTGGTCAGGGTGTAAATGAGTTATACAG ATATACGAAATTAGAGAATGCTTGTGACAGGATGGAAACTACTTTACTGTGGGGTCACTTAGCACCTACTTGTCCTGATACACTAGGAGGATATCCGATGATCAACGTCGACCCACTTCTTCTCCGTTCATCTTCCACTTCATCTGCTCAAAACTTTAGTCCTGACTATCCTGACATCTATGTAGCTGGTTGTCAATCTGAAGATCAACCATCTTGGAGACGTGCTCGATTAAAGTGGAATGAAGAGATAGATAAAAATAACTGTGGCTGCTTATTGGTATCCGTACCACGTTTTGATTTGACTTTCTCTCTCGTACTTATCAACTTAAAATCACTTGATTGTCGTGTAGTTCGCTTTGATTCAAGTTTGTTAGATGAAGAAAATTATCGATAA